The following DNA comes from Peribacillus sp. FSL E2-0218.
AACTCGAATCGATATTGGCGGAAGCGGCCCGCGATGACGAGGTTAAAATGCTTGTCCTAACAGGGGCGGGTACCAAGGCCTTCTGCTCAGGCGGGGATTTGAGTGAGTTTCAAGATTTATATACCGAAGAAGAGGCCTTTACGATGTTATCGCGAATGGGTGAGATTCTGTATACACTAGCAGTTTTTCCAAAACCGACCCTGGCCTATATTAATGGCAGCGCTATTGGCGGTGGATGCGAAATAGCGACTGCCTGTGATTTCCGTTTAGCGAAAAGCGGAGTCAAGCTAGGATTTGTACAAGGGACGCTAGGGATCACTACGGGCTGGGGCGGCGCATCGATTTTACTTGAAAAAATACCAGGGCAAAAGGCGTTAAAGCTATTGATGGATGCAAGCATACATAAGGCGGAAGAGGCTCAAGGATTCGGTTTCGTAGATGAAATAGTCGGCGAGGAAGGATGGGAAGGTTTCGCGGAAAAATTACTCCGCCATGAGACAGGGGTATTGGCGGCTTATAAAAAGGTGCTGGTCAATAAGTGGCAGGCGAGTGGCCTTAAAGGGAGAATGGAGGCTGAAATCCATGAGTGTGCCAAACTTTGGGCAAGTGATGCACATCATGCTGCTGTCCGCCGTTTCTTAAGCATGAAAAAATAAAAAATTACTGCCTCTATATTTCTTCTATCTTTCCTAGCATGTGCATATTATGAATTAAAACTTGCTAAGGAGGTAGAGGGATGTCGATTGCGAGACAAGATGCATGGACCCATGATGAGGATTTGCTGTTGGCTGAAGTGGTGCTAAGGCATATAAGAGAGGGCAGTACACAATTGAAGGCCTTTGAAGAAGTGGGGAAGCAATTATCAAGAACATCGGCGGCTTGTGGGTTTCGGTGGAATTCTTTTGTAAGGAAGCAATATAAATCGGGGATCGAGCTGGCAAAGAGACAAAGGAAGGAACAGGCCGTCCTTGAGCCTGATGCGGAGCAGAATCCTGTTGCAGCAGTGGAACATAGCAAGTTTGAACAAGAGGAGTCCCAAGAGGAAGTACAAGATTCTATTACGCTTCAGAAGGTAATATTATATTTAACCAAAATGGATGAGTTCTTCCAGGTTGATAATAGGGAGAAGGAACGGATATCCGCGCACTCCCTACTTATTGAACAGGAAAATTGCCGTTTGCAGGAAGAGAATGCCCTGTTGAGAGAAAACTTGAATGCTGTGGAGGAAGATTATCGTGCACTGATGCAAATCATGGAGCGTGCCAGGAAGCTTAGTGTACAAGAGGATGAAAAAACGAACCCGAAAGTGAGTTTTCAGATGGATAAGAACGGTAATTTGGAAAGAGTCAACAAATAAAAAAGGCGGGTGGAAAAATCCGCCCGCATTTCGTTATTCTTCTGTATCTGTTTCTGTCTTCGTTTGGTTGTCGAATGGGCTCCAAATCAGCGGGTTTTCTCCGAGGTCCCGGTCCATGTCATAGGAAACGGCAGAAAAGCCCATCTTTTTCCAAAAATCTTGTGAGTGAACCCTTGGATTGGTTTTAATAGGCATGTTCAGGCTTTTGGCGAATTCGACCAAAGCTTTTCCATACCCTTTTTTCTGATAGTTAGGGAGGACTTCAAGTTTCCAAAGAACAAGGAAGTCCCTTGAATTGTCAAAATACTGATCAAATTTAGCGCTTCTTTTGTACAGGCTCATCCTGGCTACAAGTTTGTCGCCGTAAAAGATTCCATAAAAAGGTGATTGGCTGTCATTTTCGATGATGTTACCTTCCAAATCATCTAGCATTGACAGTTCCTGAATCCCGTATTCTTTGAATTTTTTGAATTCCTCAAGCGTTTTAAAATTTACAAGTAAACGTTCCACCTTGTATTCCATAAAAAAGCTCCCCCTTAATTCTGATAAACCTCTTCGATAGTGACCTTCGAAAGTCATCCCGCTGCCAGGTACCTTTCCGAAACCCGGCAAAAGGCTAAATCTAGCATGACATCGACCCATCCTGCTGACTTATGCTTATAGCCATTGCCAACCATCTCCGCCCCTAGCCTTCGATTGCTCGCCGCTTTTAGGTTGGAGGTATTTTCTATCCCTTAAAGAGTGAAGATTGGCTAAGCTTTTCGTATCTAATATACCATTAATTCAATGTTTAAAGAAGAAAATAAATCTCCGGCATCTCATTTATGGCACTTTTAATTGGAATGTTTTTCGAGTCGTGCGCATCGGATCTTCCTAACGCTGGGTCGCGGAATTTTTCAAAGGGGATGGTATGAAATTAGATGCAGGATAAAAAAGATTATGTGTTAAAATAGTAAATATATCTAGAAAAGTAAGGATTGGTAATATGCGCATTGGAATCATTGGAGGAGGGGCGATCGGCCTGCTGTTTGCATCTCGTTTGAGCGGCAAACATCTTGTGACGCTCTATACTCGCACAGAACAGCAGGCCTCAATCATCAATCATGACGGGCTCCGGCTAATCGAAGAAGGTGAAAGCCGGTTACTGGACAGCGTCATGTCGAAAAGCTTGGACGAAGGGATAACCGATCACGACCTCCTTATTACGGCAGTTAAACAATACCACCTTCCACACATCCTTCCTGCGATCAATAGCCTTGATGTACCGTTATTGTTCTTGCAGAATGGCTACGGGCATATTGCTCATTTAAGGAAGCTGAAATCTCCTGCCGTCTATGTGGGAGTCGTGGAGCATGGGGCCTTGAGACATGATGCGAATACAGTGGAGCATACCGGGCTTGGCCTTACCAGGATCGCTTCCTTTAAAGGGGAGCTGGATCGGCTCTCGTTAGTGAATGAGAAGATAGATGGTTTTCCTTTTATTAAGAGCGGGGACTATCGATCGATGCTCCTCGATAAACTTGTCGTCAATGCAGTGATCAATCCATTAACAGCGATCCTGCAAGTGAAAAATGGCAGCTTGATCACCAATGCTTTTTATTATCAATTGTTTCAGGAACTTTTTGATGAGATCTCCGGGATTTTGGAATTGGAGAATAAAGCAGAGTCATTTGAACATGTCAAATCCGTTTGCATGGCGACTGCAGGGAATCGATCGTCCATGCTCAAGGATTTGGAAAAGGGCAGCCAAACGGAAATTGATGCTATATTGGGTCATATACTTTCCATGGCAGAGGGTAAGGGGAAAACTTTTGGCCTGGCGTCTTCTCTATATAAGATGATCAAGGGGAAAGAGACTCAGGGGGGATGAGTGTGTGCCGAACGTTGTTTCTAGTCTAGTCGCGATATTCATTACATTGCCTTTTGTAGGGTATATACTTTTTTTTATAGGCGCCAAACAATTCACGGGAAACCATAGGCGCTCCGTTCAGTTCGCGATGGACATGAGTGCGCTGCTTTTCGTAATATCCGTCCATTATTTAATCATTGCCATTTGGGATAAGCATATCCTTTGGGTGATCATGCTGATCATGATCGTCAACGCATCCGTGGTGGTCATGGTCCATTACAAGGTGAAAGAGGAAATCATCTTCCATAAGGTGGTAAAGGGTTTTTGGAGAGTGAACTTCGCCTTCTTTTTCGTTGCGTACATTCTATTATTTTCCATCGGATTAATTACAAGTATTACAAAGATATTTACTACATAAAATAGAACACCACATCAATTTTCTGCTGCTGGGCAACTTCTTTTGTTTTCTTAAACCGGAATGTTATACTCTAAAAAGAATTGTAGTTGCAGAGAAAGGGAGAACAGAAATGGAGATGAAAGATCTCGCGTTACCATCTTTAAACCGTTTTGCATCGGACTATTTACAAAACCATCTTGAAGCGGAGGATTATTTTCATTATGACTTGTCCAAGCCGGCTATATATCGCGATAGATATAATGAATTGATGAACCGTGCTTTTTCCCGTCGTGAATTATCCGATTACATACAACGATACATGTCCCGTTTTTCGAGCAGTGAGGGAGTTAAAGGAAATATCGAAAGGTTGCGCAGGGATGATTCCGTTGTCGTGATCGGCGGACAGCAGGCTGGGTTGCTATCAGGTCCGCTTTATACCATCCATAAAGTGATTTCGATCATAAAACTTGCGGAAGAACAGGAGAAAGAACTTGGACGCCCTGTCATACCGGTTTTTTGGATAGCCGGGGAAGATCATGATTTGGCTGAGGTCAATCATGTGTATGTTATGAAAAACGGAAAGCCGCACAAAAAAACGTATCCTTCCTATCAGCCTTATAAAACGATGGTATCGGATGTGGAGCTTGAAACGGAAAAGGCAGAGAAGTGGTTCGAAGAAATCATCGAAACCTATGGAGAAACGGCCTTTACGAATAAACTCCTGATCAATATGAAAGAAACGATTAAGGAATCGAAAACCTTTGTCGACTTTTTTGCCCGCCTGATACATGAGTGGTTCCATGAATATGGTCTATTACTCGTGGATGCAGCAGATCCCGACTTAAGGCAAATCGAGAAGGGTCACTTTGTATCGATGATCCAAAAAAGTGAGCGGATCGCTGAAGTGGTCGAGGATCAACAAGCATTCATGCAGGCAAAAGGTTATCCGAAAATGATCGAAATGGATAGACACGCCGCGAATTTATTTTATTATGATCCAGAAAAGAAAGATCGATGTTTACTGGAGCGTGTAGAGGGCGGCTTCAGCGGTAAAACCGCGGAGGCATCGTTTTCGGAGGCGGAACTGCTGATGATAGCCCAGAATCATCCTGAACGGCTAAGCAACAATGTCATCACACGTCCGCTTATGCAGGAAATGCTATTTCCGGTATTGGCCTTCATTTCCGGTCCGGGGGAGATTGCCTATTGGGCCGAATTAAAACGTGCCTTTGAGTTGTTTTCGATGAAAATGCCGCCAATCATCCCTAGGTTAAACATCACGATTGTAGAACGGGGTGTCCTAACCGATTTAGAAGAAATGGAACTTACTTTGGAAACTGTTTTGACTGAAGGAACCGCCAATGCTGTAAAACGGTACTTGGAAGCAGTGGAAGATGAGAAAACGGCTGATCTCTTCGGGAAACTGAAATCACAGCTTGAAGAGAATCATAAAAAACTCTCAGACCATGCTGTTTCTTTAGATAAAGGGATTGAGCCGATGCTGAACAAAAATATGGAATTCATCCAAAAGCAATTGGATTTCATATATGGGAAAATCGGTGACCGAACAAAGGAACGTCATGCGGTTACATTGAAAAAATATGAACGGATCGCCCATTCGCTTTTTCCGCTGGAATCGCCTCAAGAGCGGATCTGGAATGCTTTTTATTACCTGAATCAATATGGAACGGAATTCATTAGCGATATCATGAAGCTGGATTACCAATTCAATAATCAGCACAAACTGATTTTCATTTAGAAAAACGAGCCGTTTTGGGAATGGTGGCGGATTAAATTTCATGCTGCATAGCGTTGCTGAATGCCAACCCCTGTCGAAGGTTAATAAATGGAAAAAAGGATGAATGCTATAGCCTGTCTAGGTTTGTAGTTTAAGGGGGTTCGGATTGGAAAATTCCGAACCCCCTTTTATGTTCAGAGATTGGCTCTGCTAAACCACTTACGGTCAGCCATTTTTCAGGTGCTTTCATGTAATTGGTCCTTACAGTTTTGGAAGCGGAATGGGAGCCTCGGACCCGCATGAAGTGGTCCAACACACTTGCTCTTCTTGCGAAAGAAACCTTCTTTTATTCGGGGGTGTGCATAGGGTAAGGAGGTGGGATTTCTTTGTTGAAAATAGTGTTCAATAACTTGTAAGTTGGCCGATACAAAAACGTTATGGTCTGCGGTCGCTTAGAATGAAAGGGTAAAAGTGCAACAAAGTGGTTTGGGACGGAAGGTGCGAGACTCCTGTTGCAAAGGTTACGTGATGCCCCCCCAGGCACCCGGACCGACCGTTGAAAACGAGTGCCTTTCATTAAAATCCTTCGAATGTTGCACACGTAAACTTCGCAGGTATTCATCGAGTTTGTCCACAGGATGAAAGACAGGTGCTAAAGCCTGTCTTTTTCTGTTTCCTGGACACCTGTCAGGCATTGCTTCGACAGGAATAGCGGGACTGCGTCCTAGTTTGAGTCCATTCGAGGGAAATGCACGGTTCTTTGAAAAAATTGGCTAAATAAAAAAGGCATTGAAAAGAAGGGAATTATTACTTGGAAGGAGAAAGTAAAAACAAGTGGAGAAAGGTGGGGGATTGTGGTACATTGAGATTAGAATGTGGGGGTAATGGGTATGTTCATGGGAGAGTACCATCATAACATCGATATTAAGGGCCGTTTGATAGTCCCAGTGAAATTCCGGGACAATCTCGGGGAGCAATTTGTATTGACCCGCGGACTCGATCAATGTTTATTTGGTTACCCTATGGAAGAGTGGAAGCTGCTTGAAGAAAAGCTGAAAGCCTTGCCTTTAACAAAAAAAGATGCCCGGGCCTTTACCCGTTTTTTCTTTTCTGCAGCGACAGAATGTGAAATTGACAAACAAGGGCGAATTAATATCCCCACGCCGCTTACTTCATATGGCCAATTGGAAAAAGAATGTGTAATTCTTGGTGTTACCAATCGTATTGAGATTTGGAGCAAATCCCTTTGGGAAAACTATTTTTCAGCTTCGGAGGATTCTTTCGCTGAGATAGCAGAAAATATGATTGGCTTTGATATTTAAGGCTGCCCTCAGAAATAGAGTCACTCAATAACCGATTGGAAGGATGTCTAGCATGTTTCAACATACGACAGTGTTATTAAAAGAGACGGTTGATGGATTGAACATCAAACCTGATGGAGTTTACGTAGATTGTACACTAGGAGGAGCCGGTCACAGCGAATACTTGCTTTCACAGCTCTCTGACAAGGGCAGGCTTTATGCTTTTGATCAGGATGAAACGGCGATTCGGAATGCTAAGGAAAAACTGGAAAGCTATGGTGAACGCATCGTGCTTGTTCCTAATAATTTTAAATACTTGAAAGAAGAGTTGAATGCCAGGGGAATCGAGAAAGTCGATGGGATCCTATACGATTTAGGAGTGTCATCGCCTCAATTGGATACACCGGAACGGGGTTTCAGTTATAACCATGATGCTCCTTTGGATATGAGGATGGACCAAAGTGCGGCCATTTCTGCTTATGATGTCGTGAATTCTTGGTCATTCCATGATTTGATGAGGATTTTCTTTCAATACGGAGAAGAAAAGTTTTCCAAGCAAATCGCCAGGAAAATAGAAGCGGCACGCGAGATAAAACCGATTGAAACGACATTCGAGCTTGTGGAGCTGATTAAAGAAGGGATCCCAGCACCTGCAAGACGTAAAGGCGGACATCCTGCAAAACGGGTATTTCAAGCAATCAGGATCGCCGTGAACGATGAGCTTGGCGTCTTCGAGGATTCCCTGGAGCAAGCGATTTCGCTTTTGGATATGGAAGGCAGGATTTCGGTTATCACATTCCATTCACTTGAGGATAGGATTTGCAAAACGGTATTTAAGAAAGCGAGCAGCATGCCGGACCTTCCGCCTGGACTCCCTGTCATACCGGATGAATTCAAACCAACCCTAAAAATCATAACGAGAAAACCGATATTACCTTCGGAAGATGAATTGGAAGGGAATAACCGTTCACGTTCGGCTAAGCTAAGAATTGCTGAAAAGCAAAAAATATAGAAAAAATCAGTAAGGGGGAACAGGAATGAGTTCCATAGCCAAAAAAATGCAAGAACAGCAATATGAAGACCAACATCAGCAACAGACACAAACAGTGGTCATCCGTAAGGCGAAGATATCCATTGGTGAAGTTTTCTTACTATGTGCCCTTGCTATTATGGTTGCTTTTATGGGAGTGAAGATCGTTTCCAATCAAGCGGCCATTTATGAAACGAATAAAGAGATCCAGCTTGTTGAGTCGAAAATTGACGAACAGGGCAAAGTGAATGATGATTTGAAAGTGCAAGTTGCCGAACTTAGTACATACGAGAGAATTTGGAAAAAAGCTGCAGCGCTTGGGTTCAAGTTAAATAAGAATAATGTGAAGGGTGTGCAGTAATAATGCAGAAACAAAAAAATATGAAGCATGGGGCAGCCGGATTATTCTTCTTATTCGGCCTGCTCTTTTTTGTTTTAATTTGCCGCTTTTTATATATTCAGGTGACAGGAACAGCAGGCGGGGAAGTGCTTGCTTCGAAAATCGAAAAGAAATACGAGAAAAAACAGGTGATAGAGGCAAAAAGGGGCAGCATCCTCGATACAAAGGGGGAAGTCATCGCCGAGGATACTTCATCTTATATCTTAAGAGCTGTTCTCAGTGACAAGGAACCTAAGCACGTCGAGGATCCGGAAATGACCGCGAGCAAGCTTGCTAAATATATTGACATGGATGAGCAGGAAATTTATGAGCGTCTTACCAGTAATAAAAAGGCTTATCAAGTCGAATTTGGCAGCGCGGGCAAGGATTTGACCCAGGTCGTCAAACAGAAAATCGAAAAAATGGAGCTGCCGGGCATTACATTCGGAAGGACGAATAAACGTTTTTACCCGAATGGAATTTTCGCATCCCATTTGATAGGGTATGTGGAAAAGGATGAGAAAACGGGCGAGATGGCCGGTAAGTTCGGCATTGAGAGGTATCTCAACAAAGAATTGAAGGAAACGAACGGGAAGCTGACGTATGACAGTGACTCATGGGGATTGCTATTACCGGATGCGAAGGAGAAAGTGGTTGCCCCGGATAATGGCAATGATGTCATGCTGACCATCGACAAGAAAATCCAAACCTTCTTGGAAGATTCATTGAGCAAAGTGCAGGCAAAATATGATCCCGAGCAAATCATAGCGATCGTATCCAATCCTAAAACGGGAGAGATTGTGGCGATGGGACAAAGGCCCACCTTCCATCCGACAACGAAAGTCGGGCTTACGGATACATGGCGCAACCTTGCCATTGAAGAAACCTTCGAGCCGGGATCAACGATGAAAACCTTCACGCTTGCGGCGGCTGTTGAGGAAGGAGTCTTCAAACCGAACGATAGTTTTGTAGCGGGAACCTATAAGGCCGGTTCAGGGGAAATTCATGATCATAGTGGAATCGAAAGAGGGAAAAGCATGACGTTTCTTGAAGGGGTCCAACGTTCTTCCAACGTCGCTTTCGCAACACTTGCCATGGATAAGATCGGTGCGGATACTTTCAGGGAGTATTTGACGAAATTCGGGTTCGACAACAAAACGGGAATCGATTTGCCGAATGAAATAACCGGTAAAATTCAATATAAGTACAAGCTTGAAAAAGTGACCACTGCCTTCGGGCAAGGTTCGACCGTCACCCCGATCCAACAGATCCAGGCTGCTTCCGCCATAGCCAATGACGGAAAGATGATGCAGCCTTATGTGATCAAAAGCATTTCCGATCAGGATACAGGCAAGGTTTTGAAAACGACAAAGCCGAAAGTGACAGGGAACCCGATTTCAGCAGAGACTGCCAAGCAGGTGCGTGACTATTTGGAAACGGTCATTTCTGCGAAAAAGGGGACAGGAAGCAAATATGCCATCGACGGATATGAAGTCGCAGGAAAAACGGGTACTGCACAAATTGCCGGTCCGACTGGAAGATATCTGGAAGGGAAAAATAATTACGTATTCTCCTTTTTAGGGATGGCTCCAAAAGATGATCCGCAATTGGTCATGTACGTGGCAGTGAAGCAGCCCAAGCTGGGTGCTTCTTATGTCGGAGCAGACCCATTGTCAGAGATTTTCAATCCGGTCATGCAGAATAGCCTGCAATATTTAAACATCAAGCCATCTGATGTGAAAAAACAAAAAGCGATTGACATCGCCGACTATACCAACCAACCTGAAAGCTCCGCCGCCAAGGAGCTGAAGGAACTTGGTTATGATGTAAGCACTATAGGGAGCGGGCGTAAAGTGCTCGATCAATCCCCGAAGGCTGGGAGCACGCTTCTGCAGGGCGAAAAAATCATCTTGAGAACGGAAGGTGAAATGAAAGTTCCGGATATGACAGGGTGGTCCTTGCGGGACGTCATGAAATTCGCTAATGTCGCCAAACTGGACCTCAAAACGACAGGAACGGGATATGTGAGTAAACAGAATCTCCAGGCAGGGAAAAAGGTGAAGGAAGGGGATTCCTTCCATATTGAATTATCCCAGCCAGAAGGGGCTACTGAAGATATCCCGAAAGATAAAAAAACCGAATGAGCAATGAAGGGGGGAATCCATCCGGGTTCCCCCCTTCATTTTTTTGAAGGTTTCTTAGTCTAGCATCAAGTAGACAAGCATATATTGAAGCATGTATGAAATGGAGGTGCCTGTTTTTGCGTGTTTCGAATGTTACTGTCCGAAAACGGCTGGCAATCGCATTGGCAGTGGGTATCGTAGTTTTTTTTATCATTGATATCCGCTTGGGAATTGTACAATTCTATCTAGGTGATAAGTTGACGGGGCTCGCTAAAGATTCCTGGAGCAGGAATATTCCTTTTGAGGCTAAGCGGGGAGAGATTTTGGATCGCAATGGTGTAGAGTTGGCAACGAATATTTCCGCCCCAACGGTCTATGTCATCCCAAGGCAGATTGAAGATCCCGATCAGACGGCGGGACAGCTTGCTTCCATATTGGATATGACCAAGGAAAAGGCTTATCAATGGCTGACGAAACAAGCGATGAGCGTCAGAATTCCCGAAGGCAGAAAAATATCCCATGAAAAGGCGAAAGAAATAAAAGCATTGGGGATAAAGGGCGTGTATATCGCTGAGGATTCAAAGCGCCATTACCCATTCGGTGAATATCTTTCACATGTACTCGGTTTCACGGGATCGGATAACCAGGGACTGATGGGAATTGAATTGTCCTATGATAAGGAGCTAAGCGGGAAGAAGGGGTTTGTTAAATTCTATTCGGATGCCAAAGGGAAGAGGCTGGAAAACATGGCCGATGACTATAAGCCTCCCGTTGATGGAGATAATTTGAAGCTGACGATCGATAGCAAAATCCAGACGATCGTGGAGAGGGAGCTCGATAATGCGGAGGCAACCTATGACCCTGATGGTCTTATCGCCATTGCCATGGACCCCAATACTGGCGAAATTTTAGCCATGTCCAGCAGGCCGACCTTCGATCCTTCTAATTTTCAAAATGTACCATCCGAAGTGTATAACCGTAATTTGCCGGTTTGGAGCATATATGAACCGGGATCGACTTTCAAGATCATCACCCTTGCTGCAGCGCTGGAGGAAGGGAAGGTGGATTTGCAGAGGGAACATTTTTATGACTCCGGGCATGTTGAGGTGGCTGGATCCACGCTCCATTGCTGGAAAAGCGGAGGACATGGCGATCAAACCTTTCTTGAAGTTGTCGAGAACTCATGCAACCCAGGTTTTGTGGAGTTGGGCAACAGGCTCGGGAAAGACAAGTTATTTAAATATATCAATGATTTCGGGTTTGGACAAAAAACGGGGATTGATTTAACCGGAGAAGGAAAAGGGATCATGTTCAATATGGATCGCGTGGGCCCGGTTGAGCAGGCAACGACCGCATTTGGACAAGGTGTGGCCGTAACGCCGATTCAGCAGGTGACGGCGGTATCGGCTGCCGTGAATGGCGGGACTTTATACACGCCATATATCGCAAAGGAATTGGTTGACCCAAAAACGGGAGAAGTACTTATGAGAAAGACCCCGCAGGCCAAGAAAAAGGTGATTTCGGAAGCGACCTCGAAAAAAGTGCGTGAAGCTCTTGAATCAGTAGTGGCGCAAGGCAGCGGTAAAGGTGCATTCGTCGAGTCATATCGCGTTGGCGGAAAGACAGGTACGGCGCAAAAAGCGGAAAATGGCCGCTACCTTGAAAATAATTATATTCTCTCATTCATTGGTGTCGCTCCAGCCGATGACCCGCAAATCGTCGTCTATATCGCGGTCGATAATCCGAAAGGAACGGTGCAATTCGGCGGTGTCGTTGCGGCTCCGATCGTCGGCAATATCATGGAGGATTCTCTAAGGGCGATGGGCGTCAAACCAAGGAAAAACCAGATTGAGAAGGAACGGGTCTGGACGGATCCCGTCATGGTCGAGGTGCCGGACGTGGTCGGAATGAGCAGAAAAGAGCTTCAAACCCAGCAAGTGGATTTGAAGCTCGATATAGCCGGAAATGGGGATAAAGTCATAAATCAAGCACCTGATGCGGGCATTAAGGTAAAAGAAGGCTCTACAATAAGAATTTATCTTGGCGAAAATAAAGATTAAGTATAATATAATAGATGAATAGTTTAAGCGGCTGAAGAATCATCAGCCGCTTTGTTTACGGAGGCGCGATAACCCCGTATAATTAAAAATGGTTTCTCGACAAGCCAAGGTTAATCACATATAATGAATCCTCAAATTAAGTTGAGAGGGATGGAAAAATGAAGCTTCAAAAATTACTATCTTATTTACACTCCTTATTTAGCCATGAAGGAGAGAATCCTGAAATCACCTCCATTGAAAATGATAACCGTAAAGTCAAAGACGGAAGTTTATTTGTTTGTATAAAAGGTTATACGGTCGATGGTCATGATTTTGCCCAATCCGCTGTTGAAAATGGAGCTGCGGCAGTCATTGCCGAACGGGAGCTGGATTTGCCTGTACCCGTAATCGTCGTCAGGGATTCAAGCAGGGCGATGGCGGTCCTTGCCGATGCATTCTATGGTCATCCGACGCAAAAGCTGCGTTTGATCGGAATCACCGGCACGAACGGAAAGACGACAACCAGTCATCTGCTGGAAAAGATTTTCGAGGATCGGCATGAAAAAACGGGATTGATCGGCACGATGTATACAAAAATTGCCGATAAGGTCTATGAAACAAAGAATACGACGCCCGATAGCGTTACATTGCAAAAGGCTTTTCATGAAA
Coding sequences within:
- a CDS encoding penicillin-binding protein; translated protein: MQKQKNMKHGAAGLFFLFGLLFFVLICRFLYIQVTGTAGGEVLASKIEKKYEKKQVIEAKRGSILDTKGEVIAEDTSSYILRAVLSDKEPKHVEDPEMTASKLAKYIDMDEQEIYERLTSNKKAYQVEFGSAGKDLTQVVKQKIEKMELPGITFGRTNKRFYPNGIFASHLIGYVEKDEKTGEMAGKFGIERYLNKELKETNGKLTYDSDSWGLLLPDAKEKVVAPDNGNDVMLTIDKKIQTFLEDSLSKVQAKYDPEQIIAIVSNPKTGEIVAMGQRPTFHPTTKVGLTDTWRNLAIEETFEPGSTMKTFTLAAAVEEGVFKPNDSFVAGTYKAGSGEIHDHSGIERGKSMTFLEGVQRSSNVAFATLAMDKIGADTFREYLTKFGFDNKTGIDLPNEITGKIQYKYKLEKVTTAFGQGSTVTPIQQIQAASAIANDGKMMQPYVIKSISDQDTGKVLKTTKPKVTGNPISAETAKQVRDYLETVISAKKGTGSKYAIDGYEVAGKTGTAQIAGPTGRYLEGKNNYVFSFLGMAPKDDPQLVMYVAVKQPKLGASYVGADPLSEIFNPVMQNSLQYLNIKPSDVKKQKAIDIADYTNQPESSAAKELKELGYDVSTIGSGRKVLDQSPKAGSTLLQGEKIILRTEGEMKVPDMTGWSLRDVMKFANVAKLDLKTTGTGYVSKQNLQAGKKVKEGDSFHIELSQPEGATEDIPKDKKTE
- a CDS encoding stage V sporulation protein D, which produces MRVSNVTVRKRLAIALAVGIVVFFIIDIRLGIVQFYLGDKLTGLAKDSWSRNIPFEAKRGEILDRNGVELATNISAPTVYVIPRQIEDPDQTAGQLASILDMTKEKAYQWLTKQAMSVRIPEGRKISHEKAKEIKALGIKGVYIAEDSKRHYPFGEYLSHVLGFTGSDNQGLMGIELSYDKELSGKKGFVKFYSDAKGKRLENMADDYKPPVDGDNLKLTIDSKIQTIVERELDNAEATYDPDGLIAIAMDPNTGEILAMSSRPTFDPSNFQNVPSEVYNRNLPVWSIYEPGSTFKIITLAAALEEGKVDLQREHFYDSGHVEVAGSTLHCWKSGGHGDQTFLEVVENSCNPGFVELGNRLGKDKLFKYINDFGFGQKTGIDLTGEGKGIMFNMDRVGPVEQATTAFGQGVAVTPIQQVTAVSAAVNGGTLYTPYIAKELVDPKTGEVLMRKTPQAKKKVISEATSKKVREALESVVAQGSGKGAFVESYRVGGKTGTAQKAENGRYLENNYILSFIGVAPADDPQIVVYIAVDNPKGTVQFGGVVAAPIVGNIMEDSLRAMGVKPRKNQIEKERVWTDPVMVEVPDVVGMSRKELQTQQVDLKLDIAGNGDKVINQAPDAGIKVKEGSTIRIYLGENKD